In Podarcis raffonei isolate rPodRaf1 chromosome 8, rPodRaf1.pri, whole genome shotgun sequence, the genomic window tcccgcagtttggtcaaacgcatgctggtagcttcgagaacactgtccaaccatcttgtcctctgtcgtccccttctccttgtgccctccatctttcccaacatcagggtcttttccagggagtcttctcttctcatgaggtggccaaagtattggagcctcagcttcaggatttgtccttccagtgagcactcagggctaatttccttcagaatggataggtttgatcttcttgcagtccatgggactctcaagagtctcctccagcaccataattcaaaagcatcaattctttggcgatcagccttctttatggtccagctctcacttccatacatcactactgggaaaaccagagctttaactatacggacctttgttggcaaggtgatgtctctgctttttaagatgctgtctaggtttgtcattgcttttctcccaaggagcaggcatcttttaatttcctgactgctgtcaccatctgcagtgatcatggagcccaaaaaagtaaaatctctcactgcctccatttcctccccttctatttgccaggaggtgatgggcctagtggccatgatcttcgtttttttgatgttgagcttcagaccttattttgcgctctcctctttcaccctcattaaaaggttctttaattcctcctcactttctgccatcaaggtggtgtcatctgcatatctgaggttgttgatatttcttccagcgatcttaattcctgcttgggattcatccagcccagcctttcgcatgatgaattctgcatataagttaaataagcagggagaccatatacagccttgccgtactcctttcccaattttgaaccagtcagttgttccatatccagttctaactggatatataacaccggtcttgaaagacctacattggctcccagtacgtttccgagcacaattcaaagtgttggtgctgacctttaaagccctaaacgacctcggtccagtatacctgaaggagcgtctccacccccatcattctgcccggacgctgaggtccagcgccgagggccttctggcggttccctcattgcgagaagcaaagctacagggaaccaggcagagggccttctcggtagtggcgccagccctgtggaacgcccttccagcagatgtcaaagagataaacaactacctgacattcagaagacatcttaaggcagccctgttcagggaagtttttaacgtgtgatattttactgtatttttggtttttatggaagccgcccagagtggctggggaggcccagccagatgggcggggtataaataataaattattattattattataactgtagcttcttgtcccacatagagatttctcaggagacagatgaggcgaccaggcactcccatttctttaagaacctgccatagtttgctgtggtcgatacagtcaaaggcttttgcacagtcaatgaagcagaagtagatgtctttctggaactctctagctttctccataatccagcgcatgtttgtaatttggtctctggttcctctgcccctttgaaatccagcttgcacttctgggagttctcggtccacatactgcttaagcctgccttgtagaattttaagcataaccttgctagcgtgtgaaatgagtgcaattgtgtggtagttggagcattctttggcactgcccttctttgggattgggatgtagactgatcttctccaatcttctggccactgctgagttttccaaatttgctggcatattgagtgtagcaccttaacagcatcatcgtttaaaattttaaatagttcagctggaataccatcacttccactggccttgttattagcagtgctttctaaggcccatttgacttcactctccaggatgtctggctcaaggtcagcaaccacactacctggggtgtacgagatatccatttctttctggtataattcctctgtgtattcttgccacctcttcttgatgtcttctgcttctgttaggtcctttccacttttgtctaaattattattattattattattattattattattattattattatgcttttttgTACTTCTCTCATTTTTATTGCATCGTTGCAAAAGTCAGGTGCCTGCTCCTCTCTTGGCTTAGTAGTGGCAGGGGCCCATGGGTTTTCCGGcattcacccagggtctgtgttcctttggacaTTGTCATAgaattaagaaatatggtttttcccccctcATCTATTTGCTCCTTCAGTCTGCTGAGTCCATGGACCTCCCTCAGGAGAttatggattctccttccttggcggtttttaagcagtggttgaaTAGCCACCTGTCATGGACAAGATGACTCACAGGACCCCTTACAACTCttcaattgtatgattctatgtgtaAAAAGAGCAGCCTTCAGAAATTCTGCACATTGGGATACTCTGTCAATTCCAGGTTCTCCGTTATTCCGTTATACCAGTCCAGCCTGGTACAgtggctagagcaggggtcagcaacctttttcagccgtggactGGTCCATCAtcactcagaccatgtggtgggccggaccatatatttttttggggggggcagaacaaattcctatgccccacaaataacccagagatgcattttaaataaaagggcacattctactcatgtaaaaacatgctgattcctggaccgtccacgggccggatttagaaggtgattgggccgcatctggaccacgggccttaggttgcctacgcctGGGCCTAGAGCATTGGACCTGCGTTCAAATCCTCCACTCAccggccatgaaactcactgtgctgaccttgggccaatctctGCCTCTCACcccaatctacctcacagggttgttctcgGGGAATGAATGTATGCGACCATgtgctccttagaggaaaaggtaGAATATAAGTTCTAATAACAATAATCTTAGATTCAGTCCTCCACATCTCTATATCAatctgccatttatttattttttgaagttttatttaattttattaaaatgaGTATTAATGGTGCGGTGTGTTTTTCAAGAGACTTGTAGTTTCTAACATATTCTAACACATCTCAGgtccctttcctcctctccatTGGTATCTCACACCTGTTTTTCTGAGACGAGTCTGTTCTAAGCTTGATTTTTGTGTTTTGATAAAaatctatttgattttttttataatcCTTATGAAAATCAATTGATGTGAATAGACACAAGTTGTTGTTTTGGCAAAGCAGTTctccctaaaataatgcattctcACGTGCTACTTTcaccaaaacatgcatttttatgcaccgtTTACCTGGATATAATTGAAttctgtacacattgcttggctggagactTGTATTGCAAAATTGGTAAAAGTGCACATTTCAAATATTGCAGGAGGGCTATGTTTTGcttcatgtaataataataataataataataataataataataataataatactttatctataccccatccatctggctcggtttccccagccaccctgggcagctattgtttatgtattgtttcaaGTAGGGAttcggttggcgctgtggtctaaaccatgggtaggcaaattaaggtccgggggccggatttggcccaattgccttctaaatccggcccgcagatggtctgggaatcagcgtgtttttacatgagtagaatgtgtgcttttatttaaaatgcatctctgggttatttgtggggcataggaatttgttcatttatttattttttccaaaatatagtccggctccccacaaggtctgagggaaagtggactggccccctgctgaaaacatttgctgacccctggtctaaaccaccgagcctcttgggcttgctgattagaaggtcggcagttcgaatccctgcgacggggtgagctcccgttgctctgtcccagctcctgccaacctagcagtttgaaagcacaccagtgcaagtagataaataggtaccactccggcgggaaggtaaacagtgtttccatgcattctggcttccgtcacggtgtccagaagcggtttagtcctgctggccacatgacccggaaatctgtctgtggacaaacgccagctccctcggcctgaaagaaagatgagcgccacaaccccatagtcgcctgtgactgggcttaactgtccaagggtccttgaccttacctttaccttatgtattgtttcagaaagtgtgaattaggtaggtttgcctttaaatgcaaatgaaatCTAGCGTCTCCTGCAGCTCTCCCTGCCCAGCACTGAATTTTCTTCCATTTCAGCCTTCTGTGTCCTGGAGGAGCTTTGAAATTACACAACTAGGAGCTGGTTCTGGGAATGGGAATGGCTATACAAATACATGTTTGAAAGGAAAGAACACGCGAGAGGATGAGGAATAAGTAGATTCAACAGCAGGGGGGAAAAGAGCAAATgtgtttgatttttattgtttcaaTCTCTGTGCCGAAAGTaagaaagtttgtttgttttagaaaaaagaaaagaaaaaaaagaaaacacaaacatacaagaggtcaaagaaataaataaatcaataaattaagaaataaataagcgGGAAGCATGATTCCAGAGGAATTTTTGGAGAAAGCACACGTCTTCAGAAATTCACATGTCGTCAAAAGGTCGGATGCGGTGAGCTGACGGCAGGAAAGCGGATCTTAATTCCTCCTCGACCCTAGAAGCaaaaggttaaaaaagaaaagcatttagaATCCTAGGATTAGAAGGGGTCctgagagtcatttagtccaaccccctggaatgcaggaatatatAGCTGTTATTTTACCAGCTTTATAGACCCCAGTAAGATTTATTCCTTGCCTTTTTCACTAGAGATATGTGAGCCAAGCAACCAAACTTGGGAGATCCATTACTGTTCCTAGATTGAtcagtgggaggaagcagctgggaaACAAATTCTGGCGAAACACCAGACTTCCAAGCTGCCAGATATTCACTCTTGAAGCGTTTGGTGCTAAGAATGGGGACTCATGGAGAGTTGCAACAGGCAGCTCTCACTAAAGAGGGAGTTGCCTGTCGCAACTCTGTACAAGTCCCTGTTCTGTGCATCGATGGGAAGGATTTGCAGGTTTAGCCGGTGGACCAAAACGAAGCATGCATCTGTTATAAGCTTGGAGGGATGTGTGCTTTCCTGTAATTCTCCCAGAAAGCGCTATTCTAGGTCAGGCAATaacaagggggtggggtggcgagGGCTCACCTCTGCATCCCATCGCAGTCACTTCCCCGATCCGGTCCAGTCTCCTCCCGAAACAGCTCTTTGCTGTCTGGATTCCCCGCATGCGCTTAAGCAGGGAGCTGCGGTCGGAGAGGAACGGGGCTGAATAGGCCGGGGTCTCGACTTGCTGGCTGTTGCCATCATCCAGGAACTCGGCCAGTCCCTCCCTCTGGCTTTCAGGATCTTCTAGGTTGGGGCTGTTCTGCAGATCTTCCATCAGGGAGACTTTCTCCTCCAGCCTCTGCAGAAGGGCCTGAATGGAAAATGAATATAATGTTCCTCTTTCGTTCCTCTGCATTGCCTCCAAACCTTTCTGCTGCCTGAAcctcaccttccttccttccttccttccttccttccttccttccttccttccttccttccttccttcctccctccctccctccctccctttctttctctctttctctctttctctctccctccctccctccctgcctccttccttccttccttcctcctctttctttctttctttctttctttctttctttctttctttctttctttctttctccctccctccctcccttcctccctccctccctccctctctttctttctttctttctttctttctttctccttccttccttccttccttccttcctccctccctccctccctccctccctccctttctttctctctttctctctttctctctttctctctttctctctttctccctccctccctccctccctgcctcctccctccctcccttccttcctccctccctccctccctccctccctttctttctttctttctttctttctttctttctttctccttccttccttccttccttccttccttccttccttccttccttccttccttccttcctcagggGTTCAGCTAGCTCAGCGGCTCCCAAACTTTTCCAGCCTCCCCCtatccccttggttccataaactcattctTCGTTCCCGCTGCCCTactctataaaaagcattattcagaatagcagttggCATATATAATAAcccaataaaattcaaagcatgAACAATTAGTGGCACACCTGTTCAGAATCCGGTTTAGACATTTTAGTTCAATGAATTTGACACAACTGATGAATTTgatccagcttttcaaagtctgacaggtgctgtgattctccagcggtctGGCTTCACGCTCATGGTTGTACGCCATTGTTTGTTGAGACACATCGCAACCAACCCCCTGGCACTGCCTTGCCTATTAGCGCCCCCTAGGTAATCCCACCACTGCCCCCCCAGTGGGCACTACTGTCTACTTTGAGAACAGCTGAGAGAGGTAATTTTAGACCCTGAACACCACAGTCTTAGTTAGttacttttattattttgttatgggatgcgggtggcgctgtggttaaaccacagagcctaggacttgccgatcagaaggttggcagttcgaatccccgtgatggggtgaggtcctgttgctcggtccctgctcctgccaacctagtagttcgaaagcacgtcaaagtgcaagtagataaataggtaccactccggcgggaaggtaaacggcgtttctgtgcgctgctctggttcgccagaagcggcttagtcatgctggccacatgacccggaagctgtacgccggctccctcggccaataaagtgagatgagcaccgcaaccccagagtcggccacgactggacctaatggtcaggggtccctttacctttattatttcgTTATTTGTTAGGTTCCCATCCCACCAccttcttcctccaaggagcttgaggtggcatacatggtcctcatttaatcccttcaacaaccctgtgaggtaggctaagctaCGAGACAgggactggcctaaggtcacctcAGATGACCTTCatggcccagtggggatttgaaccctggtctcccaggtcctagtccgagaCTCTAACCATTAGGCCATGCTGCCTTTTTAATGGGAGAAGGGTCGTACTttggtggtagagcacatgctttgcatgcagaaggtcccaggctcaaccccccccccccagcttgttcCTGGCGTCTTCCTGTTCCTGGAAACTGGGCTTTTCGTTCTGCAAATACAATTCTTTCTTTTGGGCACAAGCAGAGTCCCCCAATGTGACATATTTTAGCATGTTCCTTTTCGTTGGCCTCTGCACTTTTGCACACACTTGTTGACGGAGACAAAATTGGGAGATGTGTGAGTTTCAAAGGTCTCTTCTGCTTCATTTCTGTATCCAGTTGAGAACTGTGAACCGGGTTGTTTTTTCACTAAAATGCAAAGGGGATCAAGTTTCCCCCCCGACCCTTCCTATATgtcagggttattgtgagggtaAAATACGGGAGATGGAGGGGACGAAAGCATAGGCCACCTTGAGGTGGAA contains:
- the LOC128419880 gene encoding natriuretic peptides A-like; the encoded protein is MYTQGSTAVTFVLLFLLCFQHPMAHPIDSLSPAKELASMEALLQRLEEKVSLMEDLQNSPNLEDPESQREGLAEFLDDGNSQQVETPAYSAPFLSDRSSLLKRMRGIQTAKSCFGRRLDRIGEVTAMGCRGSRRN